One stretch of Ornithinimicrobium ciconiae DNA includes these proteins:
- a CDS encoding alpha/beta fold hydrolase, producing the protein MKTSTRLVQTSRLNTFVREAGDPSAPVLVLVHGNVSSSVFFDALIEELSDTYRIIAPDYRGYGGSERKTIDATRGMADFSDDVVALLDALEITEPVDLLGWSAGGNIVLQLAIDHPHRVRRLILEAGGSPYGFGGTHGLDGTPTSEDFAGTGGGTANPDFCKRLAEGDRGDDPASPVTTLRNFYVKPGFTFDRETEQRYLDGMLDTTLGDDIYPGDSTTSQNWPGLGPGTTGTNNALSPKYLNQGSFADLDPAPPVLWIRGADDQIVSDTSMFDLAQLGKLGAIPGYPGEETCPTQPMVSQLRTVLEGAGEFTEIVYEDCGHSPHLEHPERFVADVRAFLD; encoded by the coding sequence ATGAAGACCTCGACCCGCCTGGTCCAGACGTCCCGCCTCAACACCTTCGTGCGAGAGGCCGGTGACCCGAGTGCGCCGGTGCTGGTGCTGGTGCACGGCAATGTCAGTTCCTCGGTCTTTTTCGACGCCCTGATCGAGGAGCTGTCCGACACCTACCGCATCATCGCGCCCGACTACCGCGGCTATGGCGGGTCGGAGCGCAAGACCATCGACGCGACCCGCGGCATGGCCGACTTCTCCGACGACGTGGTCGCCCTGCTCGACGCCCTCGAGATCACCGAACCCGTCGACCTGCTCGGCTGGTCCGCGGGCGGCAACATCGTGCTGCAGCTCGCGATCGACCACCCCCACCGCGTGCGGCGACTGATCCTGGAGGCGGGGGGCTCGCCCTACGGCTTCGGGGGCACTCACGGGCTTGACGGCACCCCCACCTCCGAGGACTTCGCCGGCACCGGTGGCGGGACCGCCAACCCGGACTTCTGCAAGCGTCTGGCCGAGGGCGACCGCGGAGATGACCCGGCCAGCCCCGTGACCACCCTGCGCAACTTTTATGTGAAGCCGGGGTTCACCTTCGATCGCGAGACAGAGCAACGCTATCTGGACGGCATGCTCGACACGACGCTCGGCGACGACATCTACCCCGGTGACAGCACGACCTCGCAGAACTGGCCGGGACTGGGGCCGGGCACGACGGGCACCAACAACGCGCTGTCGCCGAAGTACCTCAACCAGGGCTCCTTCGCCGACCTCGACCCGGCCCCGCCGGTGCTCTGGATCCGGGGCGCGGACGACCAGATCGTCTCTGACACCTCGATGTTCGATCTGGCTCAGCTCGGCAAGCTCGGTGCCATCCCCGGCTATCCCGGGGAGGAGACCTGCCCGACCCAGCCGATGGTCAGCCAGCTCCGCACGGTGCTCGAGGGCGCGGGTGAGTTCACCGAGATCGTCTATGAGGACTGCGGCCACAGCCCACACCTGGAGCACCCGGAGCGGTTCGTCGCCGACGTGCGTGCCTTCCTGGACTGA
- the ligD gene encoding non-homologous end-joining DNA ligase, with protein MAASKSPAIELEVGERTVRLSNPDRVYFPEGGHTKLDLANYYLSVGDGIVSALRERPCMLHRFPEGITGEKVHQKRLPRGAPDWVETAHVTFPRWNRTADELCVTELASVIWAVQMSTVEFHPWNSRRADVERPDEWRIDLDPGEQCDFATVQRVAGVAQEVLDELGATGWPKTSGSKGLHVYVRIAPDHGFEEVRRAALAFAREVERRTEDATTTWWRKDRDPTTVFVDYNQNARDHTIAAAYSVRGRPDARVSAPLTWDEVPEVDPADFTIVTMPDRYAEVGDLHAGIDDAVYDIAPLLEWADRDEAQGAEPVPEPDEE; from the coding sequence ATGGCTGCGTCGAAGTCACCCGCGATCGAGCTCGAGGTCGGCGAGCGCACCGTGCGCCTGTCCAACCCGGACCGCGTCTACTTCCCCGAGGGTGGCCACACCAAGCTCGACCTGGCCAACTACTACCTGTCCGTGGGCGACGGCATCGTCAGCGCGCTGCGCGAACGGCCTTGTATGCTGCACCGCTTCCCTGAGGGCATCACCGGTGAGAAGGTGCACCAGAAGCGGCTGCCACGTGGTGCGCCGGACTGGGTGGAGACCGCGCACGTCACCTTCCCGAGGTGGAACCGCACTGCCGACGAGCTGTGCGTCACCGAGCTGGCCAGCGTCATCTGGGCGGTGCAGATGTCGACCGTGGAGTTCCACCCGTGGAACAGCCGCCGTGCCGACGTGGAGCGGCCCGACGAATGGCGGATCGACCTGGACCCGGGTGAGCAGTGCGACTTCGCGACGGTGCAGCGGGTGGCGGGCGTCGCGCAGGAGGTGCTGGACGAGCTCGGCGCGACGGGGTGGCCCAAGACCAGCGGCAGCAAGGGCCTGCACGTCTATGTGCGGATCGCCCCGGACCACGGCTTCGAAGAGGTGCGCCGGGCAGCGCTCGCCTTTGCGCGCGAGGTGGAGCGCCGCACAGAGGACGCGACGACGACCTGGTGGCGCAAGGACCGCGACCCCACCACAGTCTTCGTGGACTACAACCAAAACGCGCGAGATCACACGATCGCCGCGGCCTATTCGGTCCGTGGGCGGCCCGATGCGCGCGTCTCCGCACCGCTCACCTGGGACGAGGTGCCGGAGGTCGACCCCGCCGACTTCACCATCGTGACGATGCCGGACCGCTATGCCGAGGTCGGCGACCTGCACGCGGGCATCGACGACGCGGTCTATGACATCGCTCCGCTGCTGGAGTGGGCCGACCGGGACGAGGCGCAGGGTGCCGAGCCGGTGCCGGAGCCAGACGAGGAGTGA
- a CDS encoding AMIN-like domain-containing (lipo)protein, whose translation MRFGAHDGFDRVVIDLETAEQPGWMVRYEDPPGGQAFDPPELPGDATLVVDVVGVPYPADSEQPTSVPVGETNGLSVVTGAVVAGPYEAHLNFFVGVDHERPFSVTYLEDPGRLVIDIQH comes from the coding sequence GTGCGGTTCGGCGCTCACGACGGGTTCGACCGCGTGGTGATCGACCTGGAGACGGCGGAGCAACCCGGGTGGATGGTCCGCTACGAGGATCCACCGGGCGGCCAGGCGTTCGACCCTCCGGAACTGCCCGGCGACGCCACCCTGGTCGTGGACGTGGTGGGGGTTCCCTATCCCGCGGACTCCGAGCAGCCCACGTCGGTGCCGGTGGGCGAGACGAACGGTCTGTCGGTCGTCACCGGTGCCGTCGTCGCGGGTCCTTACGAGGCCCACCTCAACTTCTTTGTGGGTGTCGATCATGAGCGGCCGTTCTCAGTGACCTACCTGGAGGACCCCGGGCGTCTGGTCATCGACATCCAGCACTAG
- a CDS encoding META domain-containing protein — protein MSDRGDDVRVLLEDASGSGRERDIRPEDTWSRGRRRQSRKRAGAGVVGALGVAAVVGLVWQTNLLGGGQETGVATPPSGLTTFVLAAPGAPGQVPNTLDGLAVPAPEDLVGTTWRVREDLWGSDLTAVDVVGSAAETDFSFGGNGTVGWGFWADGCGGGWFQEALEVTEDGAFSGGPMGTDDQGCLEPAQTAEDFWIDVLGHGGSLHQLGEDWLLLSVDPSWAGLEEPPPVVVDGAARLDFVREGADPATIDTASPERVPANEELTGTWQLLEWADGGGVLGDFMADPSQLRLSFEGMPPQSLLLSDGPPSADGDQTCPIVSLGNVQGVDSLGHTVPPDHGYTLTPADGTCASVADVQPVFVDGLREGAQITLVGEDLLVLRLPLVERGTVQESGDVTDPTSDQVTDDPDLPDGIPDITFVQPGTELAWPDATPGAISRSVVERWSVACGSALTTGSTAW, from the coding sequence ATGAGTGATCGTGGCGACGACGTGCGGGTGCTGCTCGAGGATGCGTCCGGCAGCGGCCGAGAGCGAGACATCAGGCCCGAGGACACCTGGTCGAGGGGACGCCGGCGTCAGTCGCGCAAGCGGGCCGGAGCAGGTGTCGTGGGGGCACTCGGGGTGGCCGCCGTTGTTGGGCTGGTCTGGCAGACCAACCTGCTGGGCGGTGGACAGGAGACCGGGGTGGCGACGCCGCCCTCGGGCCTGACGACCTTTGTCCTCGCGGCACCGGGTGCGCCCGGACAGGTGCCCAACACGCTCGACGGCCTCGCGGTCCCCGCTCCCGAAGATCTGGTGGGGACGACCTGGAGGGTGCGTGAGGACCTCTGGGGGAGTGACCTGACGGCTGTCGACGTGGTCGGCTCGGCTGCAGAGACCGACTTCTCCTTCGGCGGGAACGGGACCGTCGGCTGGGGGTTCTGGGCCGATGGGTGCGGCGGTGGGTGGTTCCAGGAGGCCCTCGAGGTGACCGAGGACGGTGCGTTCTCCGGTGGGCCGATGGGGACGGACGACCAGGGCTGTCTCGAGCCGGCGCAGACCGCCGAAGACTTCTGGATCGACGTGCTGGGGCACGGCGGGTCCCTCCATCAGCTGGGCGAGGACTGGCTCCTGCTCTCGGTGGACCCGTCGTGGGCCGGCCTTGAGGAGCCGCCTCCCGTCGTGGTCGACGGCGCCGCTCGGCTCGACTTTGTCCGAGAAGGAGCAGACCCTGCCACTATCGACACGGCATCGCCCGAGCGGGTCCCCGCCAACGAGGAACTGACCGGGACCTGGCAGCTCCTGGAGTGGGCCGATGGTGGCGGGGTGCTTGGTGATTTCATGGCCGACCCGAGCCAACTGCGCCTCAGTTTCGAGGGAATGCCGCCGCAGTCCCTGCTGCTGAGCGACGGACCGCCGTCCGCTGACGGAGACCAGACCTGCCCCATCGTGTCCCTGGGCAACGTGCAGGGCGTCGACAGTCTCGGACACACCGTGCCGCCCGATCACGGCTACACCCTGACTCCTGCGGACGGGACCTGCGCCAGCGTTGCCGACGTGCAACCCGTGTTCGTGGACGGACTGCGTGAGGGTGCCCAGATCACCCTGGTCGGCGAGGACCTGCTGGTGCTGCGCCTGCCCCTCGTGGAGCGAGGCACTGTGCAGGAGTCGGGCGATGTGACCGACCCGACCAGCGATCAGGTGACGGATGATCCTGACCTGCCGGACGGCATACCGGACATCACGTTTGTCCAGCCAGGCACCGAGCTCGCCTGGCCTGACGCGACACCTGGAGCCATCTCTCGGAGCGTGGTGGAGCGTTGGTCAGTGGCGTGCGGTTCGGCGCTCACGACGGGTTCGACCGCGTGGTGA
- a CDS encoding SigE family RNA polymerase sigma factor, which yields MATTDPAYSEFVLSRQARLRRVAVLLCGDPHQAEDLLQEALIALAEKWEKVEHPDAFVRTVLARQRVSWWRRRRHEVISETVPDRGLDDGSEARARNDEVHRALRALPQRQRAALVLRYFEDLTEAQTAEAMGVAVGTVKSLSHQAVAGLRRQLGVDSLASMEEDQR from the coding sequence GTGGCGACGACCGACCCCGCCTACAGCGAGTTCGTGCTGTCTCGGCAGGCACGGCTGCGTCGCGTGGCGGTGCTGCTGTGCGGTGACCCGCACCAGGCTGAGGATCTGCTCCAGGAGGCGCTGATCGCGCTCGCCGAGAAGTGGGAGAAGGTCGAGCATCCGGACGCCTTCGTGCGCACGGTGCTCGCCCGGCAGCGGGTCTCGTGGTGGCGGCGCAGACGCCACGAGGTGATCTCTGAGACGGTGCCGGACCGCGGTCTTGACGACGGGTCGGAGGCCCGTGCGCGCAACGACGAGGTGCACAGGGCGTTGCGCGCGCTGCCACAGAGGCAGCGGGCTGCGCTGGTACTGCGCTACTTCGAGGACCTGACCGAGGCGCAGACGGCCGAGGCCATGGGTGTCGCGGTGGGCACCGTCAAGAGCCTGTCCCACCAGGCAGTTGCCGGTCTGCGCAGGCAGTTGGGTGTGGACTCCCTGGCCAGCATGGAGGAGGATCAGCGATGA
- a CDS encoding deoxyguanosinetriphosphate triphosphohydrolase has product MEGVEDAAGDAGRTGRARRSPGESVVPAIPGYTAHDRERWVAEDPAHKRLDRDDFARDRGRVIHSAGLRRLSATTQVVSPDTDDFVRNRLTHSLEVAQIGREFGAALGCSADVVDTACLAHDIGHPPFGHNGEAALNELAADIGGFEGNAQTLRVLTRLEAKRTHADGRSAGLNLTRASLDAATKYPWPRGGGPRPTPKFGVYPDDLDVFAWLRQGAPEGVGRRCLEAQVMDWADDVAYCVHDVEDAIASGRVDPAALRAAPEQAAVVDVAQRWYADDLTGDDLTRALDRLLASGWVPRTHDGTRGDLAALKDMTSRLIGRFVHTVEVATRERHGQGVLTRYAADLVVPDRVRAETAVLKATAAYFVMLSDERRDLMDVQRGIIGVLMRHFEDHPEAMDPLHRAAREAARAVSDEAAELRSVVDQVASLSDARALTLHASLSR; this is encoded by the coding sequence GTGGAAGGAGTCGAGGACGCCGCGGGGGACGCTGGCCGCACCGGGCGTGCGCGTCGCTCTCCGGGCGAGTCCGTGGTGCCGGCGATCCCTGGCTACACGGCGCACGACCGGGAGCGCTGGGTTGCCGAGGATCCGGCGCACAAGAGGCTGGACCGTGACGACTTCGCTCGCGACCGTGGCAGGGTCATCCACTCGGCCGGGCTGCGACGACTCTCGGCGACGACGCAGGTCGTGTCGCCAGACACTGATGACTTCGTCCGCAACCGACTGACCCACTCCCTGGAGGTCGCCCAGATCGGGCGCGAGTTCGGGGCCGCTCTCGGCTGCTCGGCCGACGTGGTCGACACGGCCTGTTTGGCCCACGACATCGGCCACCCGCCGTTCGGGCACAACGGTGAGGCCGCGCTCAACGAGCTGGCCGCTGACATCGGGGGCTTTGAGGGCAACGCGCAGACGCTGCGGGTGCTCACCCGCCTGGAGGCCAAGCGGACCCATGCCGACGGCCGCTCGGCCGGGCTCAACCTGACCCGGGCGAGCCTGGACGCCGCGACGAAATATCCCTGGCCTCGCGGGGGCGGTCCTCGCCCGACGCCGAAGTTCGGGGTCTATCCCGACGACCTGGACGTCTTTGCCTGGTTGCGTCAGGGTGCCCCCGAGGGGGTGGGCCGTCGGTGTCTTGAGGCTCAGGTCATGGACTGGGCGGACGACGTCGCCTACTGCGTCCACGACGTGGAGGACGCCATCGCCTCGGGGCGAGTGGACCCCGCTGCCCTGCGTGCGGCACCCGAGCAGGCCGCGGTCGTGGACGTGGCACAGCGCTGGTATGCCGACGACCTGACCGGCGACGATCTCACCAGAGCGCTGGACCGCCTGCTCGCCTCCGGGTGGGTGCCGCGCACCCATGACGGCACCCGGGGTGATCTCGCGGCGCTGAAGGACATGACCAGCCGGCTCATCGGGCGCTTCGTGCACACCGTCGAGGTCGCCACCCGCGAGCGGCACGGTCAGGGGGTGCTGACGCGCTATGCCGCCGACCTGGTGGTCCCGGACCGGGTGCGCGCGGAGACTGCGGTGCTCAAGGCGACAGCGGCCTACTTCGTGATGCTCAGTGACGAGCGGCGAGACCTGATGGACGTGCAGCGAGGCATCATCGGGGTGCTGATGCGGCACTTTGAGGACCACCCGGAGGCGATGGACCCGCTGCACCGAGCGGCTCGTGAGGCGGCCCGCGCCGTGTCCGACGAGGCTGCGGAACTGCGGTCAGTGGTGGACCAGGTGGCTTCCCTCTCGGACGCCCGAGCCCTGACTCTGCACGCCTCTCTCTCGCGCTGA
- a CDS encoding response regulator — translation MVNVFIADDQAMVRQGFGALLAAQPDIQVVGDAPDGATAVREVVRLRPDVVLMDVRMPEMNGLDAAAEIFRRRIDPAPRVLMLTTFDIDDYVYEALRLGASGFMLKDAPAEELIRAVRLVASGEALLAPSVTRRLIEEVTRRRSDVRPSAELATLTPREREVLELVAAGLSNAEIGQRLFVAEQTVKTHVGKVLAKLGLRDRAQAVVYAYESGVVRPGA, via the coding sequence ATGGTGAACGTCTTCATCGCCGACGACCAGGCCATGGTGCGGCAGGGGTTCGGTGCCCTGCTCGCGGCCCAGCCCGACATCCAGGTGGTCGGTGACGCGCCCGATGGTGCGACCGCCGTCCGCGAGGTGGTCCGTCTGCGTCCCGATGTCGTGTTGATGGATGTGCGGATGCCGGAGATGAACGGGCTGGATGCCGCAGCAGAGATCTTCCGTCGGCGGATCGACCCCGCTCCACGCGTGCTGATGCTGACGACCTTCGACATCGACGACTATGTCTATGAGGCGCTGCGCCTGGGGGCCAGCGGCTTCATGCTCAAGGACGCTCCCGCCGAGGAGCTGATCAGGGCGGTGCGGCTGGTGGCCTCCGGGGAAGCGCTGCTGGCGCCGTCGGTGACGCGGCGCCTCATCGAGGAAGTCACTCGCCGTCGCTCCGACGTCCGGCCCAGCGCCGAGCTGGCGACGCTGACCCCGCGGGAGCGTGAGGTGCTCGAGCTGGTCGCCGCCGGGCTGTCCAACGCCGAGATCGGGCAGCGGCTGTTCGTGGCCGAGCAGACCGTCAAGACCCACGTCGGCAAGGTGCTGGCCAAACTCGGCCTGCGGGACCGGGCACAGGCTGTGGTCTATGCCTATGAGTCGGGCGTGGTCCGCCCGGGGGCCTAG
- a CDS encoding sensor histidine kinase, translating into MSRQRRDVRGEGSRDRRGMGRRGVGRRGIGRRGIGRRGVGRRGIGGRGARGVGRTLSWVTVRPANALVVRPSRWLGSRGLAFVIRHGTVLVWLAVAILMAIAWPTVGMTHQVPASLWPMFAALGILPLLWLRVAPFLGWLTWVIPAAVIPLIFESTSLHAFPWQISAFLVLLALLIAVGVTETPARVGLTFLGTGALFLAHLPSSMATGWVFGAAAFLGLGLLLRGLFRSRREAAEQAQRAEEQTRRAEVEQARAVLAEERTRIARDLHDVVAHRMSMVVVQAQSAQYRLGGVTPEVAAEFESVASQAREALNEVRAMLGVLRSEDHAPEQAPQPGTEDVLRLLRSSSAAGVDLTWSIVGETEPGPATAMVLYRVLQESLANASRHAPGAPVRVELGYGEQVVVRVSSGAGHARPRDASGSGGHGIPGMSARAASVGGTLSAGPVGDGGWLVEASLPTRPTVVG; encoded by the coding sequence ATGAGCAGGCAACGGCGCGACGTGCGCGGAGAGGGCAGCCGTGACCGTCGCGGGATGGGACGTCGCGGGGTCGGACGACGGGGGATCGGACGACGCGGGATTGGACGTCGCGGGGTCGGACGACGGGGGATCGGAGGACGGGGCGCGCGTGGTGTCGGGCGGACGCTGAGCTGGGTCACGGTGCGGCCTGCCAACGCACTCGTGGTGCGACCCTCTCGCTGGCTCGGCTCGCGCGGGCTGGCCTTCGTCATCCGTCACGGCACCGTCCTGGTGTGGCTGGCGGTCGCGATCCTGATGGCCATCGCCTGGCCCACGGTCGGGATGACCCACCAGGTGCCCGCCAGCCTGTGGCCGATGTTTGCCGCACTCGGGATCCTGCCGCTGCTCTGGCTGCGGGTCGCGCCCTTCCTGGGGTGGCTCACCTGGGTGATCCCGGCAGCCGTGATCCCGCTGATCTTCGAGTCCACCTCGTTGCACGCGTTCCCGTGGCAGATCAGTGCCTTCCTCGTGCTCCTGGCGCTGCTGATCGCGGTCGGCGTCACGGAGACGCCGGCTCGGGTCGGTCTCACCTTTCTGGGCACCGGGGCCCTCTTCCTGGCCCACCTGCCCTCGAGCATGGCGACGGGCTGGGTCTTCGGCGCCGCAGCCTTCCTCGGGCTGGGTCTGCTGCTGCGCGGGCTGTTCCGCTCTCGCCGCGAGGCCGCCGAGCAGGCGCAACGCGCCGAGGAGCAGACCCGCCGCGCCGAGGTGGAGCAAGCCAGGGCGGTCCTGGCCGAGGAGCGCACCCGCATCGCCCGGGACCTGCACGACGTGGTCGCCCACCGGATGTCGATGGTGGTGGTGCAGGCACAGTCCGCGCAGTATCGCCTCGGTGGGGTCACCCCCGAGGTCGCCGCCGAGTTCGAGTCGGTGGCCAGCCAGGCGCGAGAGGCCCTCAACGAGGTGCGCGCGATGCTCGGCGTTCTGCGCAGCGAGGACCACGCCCCGGAGCAGGCGCCCCAGCCCGGCACCGAGGATGTGCTGCGGCTGCTGCGGTCCTCCAGCGCGGCCGGGGTGGACCTGACCTGGTCGATCGTCGGGGAGACCGAGCCGGGACCGGCCACCGCGATGGTCCTCTACCGGGTGCTGCAGGAGTCACTGGCCAACGCCTCCCGGCACGCCCCGGGGGCACCTGTGCGGGTCGAGCTGGGCTACGGGGAACAGGTGGTCGTGCGGGTGTCCAGCGGAGCGGGCCACGCCCGCCCGCGAGATGCGTCGGGGAGCGGGGGACACGGCATACCGGGTATGTCGGCGCGCGCCGCCTCCGTGGGCGGCACCCTGAGCGCCGGGCCAGTGGGCGACGGGGGTTGGCTGGTGGAGGCGTCCTTGCCCACCCGACCGACGGTCGTAGGGTGA
- a CDS encoding alpha/beta-hydrolase family protein: protein MFSSSRDTATPARHLSKIPAPHIGTTLTVGAALALSTIPSLLPRLPLPQGLLTGVLVLLALTLVGGTRLILTHRGTASGQRVSEPARWLVVAGTCAVLAGLEWVTQQSLVVRSAELGMPALPPTYWLSATAWALLVVGVGLTVGAGVRRLARVNVRRTSVPLVAALLVTLTVTTAAAGPIDLLAPLRKTMDPQHVLLIDSPAGASRSFARVDEARSPEAGARLAVDRMVAEGGLERGAILIALPTGSGWVNREAVTAFETQLDGDVAVVSAQYGDLPSWWSFLIDQKPAMRSARALVQEVLTQVAELPARERPDVYVHGESLGALAGQAAIADVDASALCGVIWSGAPGGEISGHPREVSLHNADDPVRYLSGETALSQPEDWPTTWLPGLSYGTTVLDLGASLLPDAGHGHAYGPEQDWTLPLC, encoded by the coding sequence ATGTTCTCCAGCAGTCGCGACACCGCCACTCCCGCTCGCCATCTCAGCAAGATCCCTGCGCCCCACATCGGGACCACGCTGACGGTCGGGGCGGCCCTGGCGCTGTCCACCATCCCGTCACTGCTCCCCCGCCTGCCACTCCCGCAGGGACTCCTCACCGGGGTGCTCGTGCTCCTCGCCCTGACCCTCGTCGGAGGCACCCGGTTGATCCTGACCCATCGCGGCACTGCCAGCGGGCAGCGGGTCAGCGAGCCGGCCCGCTGGCTCGTGGTGGCCGGAACCTGCGCAGTGCTTGCCGGTCTGGAGTGGGTGACCCAGCAGTCCCTGGTGGTGCGCTCGGCTGAGCTCGGCATGCCCGCGCTCCCCCCGACATACTGGCTGAGTGCCACAGCGTGGGCGCTCCTGGTCGTCGGGGTCGGCCTGACGGTCGGTGCCGGGGTGCGCCGACTGGCCCGGGTCAATGTGCGGCGCACCTCCGTGCCCCTGGTCGCGGCACTGCTGGTCACGCTCACGGTCACGACAGCAGCCGCCGGCCCGATCGATCTGCTGGCCCCTCTGCGCAAGACCATGGACCCGCAGCACGTGCTGCTCATCGACTCCCCCGCCGGGGCCTCCCGCTCGTTTGCCCGGGTGGACGAGGCCAGGAGCCCGGAGGCGGGTGCCCGGCTGGCGGTCGATCGGATGGTCGCGGAGGGCGGCCTTGAGCGTGGTGCGATCCTCATCGCCCTCCCCACCGGAAGTGGCTGGGTCAACCGGGAGGCCGTCACGGCGTTCGAGACCCAGCTCGATGGTGACGTGGCCGTGGTCTCCGCGCAGTACGGCGACCTGCCGAGCTGGTGGAGCTTCCTGATCGACCAAAAGCCTGCGATGCGGTCGGCGCGCGCCCTGGTGCAGGAGGTGCTCACACAGGTCGCCGAGCTCCCCGCGCGGGAGCGGCCGGACGTCTATGTCCATGGCGAGTCCCTCGGGGCGCTGGCCGGTCAGGCAGCCATCGCCGACGTCGACGCGTCGGCACTCTGCGGCGTGATCTGGTCCGGCGCGCCGGGCGGGGAGATCTCGGGTCACCCGCGAGAGGTCAGCCTCCACAATGCCGACGATCCCGTCCGGTATCTGTCGGGCGAAACGGCCCTCTCACAGCCGGAGGACTGGCCAACAACCTGGCTGCCGGGTCTGAGCTATGGCACGACGGTGCTGGATCTGGGAGCCTCGCTGCTGCCTGACGCCGGACACGGTCACGCCTATGGCCCGGAGCAGGACTGGACCCTGCCCCTGTGCTGA
- a CDS encoding DUF2277 domain-containing protein, which yields MCRNIRPLNNFEPPATTDEVRAAALQYVRKIGGATKPSAANQDAYDQAIEKIAAASQDLLDSLVTSVPPKNREEEAAKAKARSAARFAS from the coding sequence ATGTGCAGGAACATCAGACCGCTCAACAACTTCGAGCCGCCGGCAACCACCGATGAGGTGCGTGCCGCAGCGCTGCAATATGTGCGCAAGATCGGTGGGGCTACCAAGCCCTCAGCTGCCAACCAGGACGCCTACGACCAGGCCATCGAGAAGATCGCCGCTGCCAGCCAGGATCTGCTTGACTCGCTGGTCACCTCGGTTCCTCCTAAGAACCGTGAGGAGGAGGCCGCCAAGGCGAAGGCGCGCTCTGCCGCCAGGTTCGCCAGCTGA
- a CDS encoding sulfurtransferase translates to MSDLLIDPAELAELLAAEDPEERPVLLDIRWSLGTSPEDNLAEYLAGHLPGAAFMAMKPGLASSPSEDGRGGRHPMPKLADAQEAFRAAGVTDIRPVVVYDGATSLGAARAWWLLNFFGKDEVRVLDGGYAAWLAAGLPTETGEPEIERGDIVLTPGGRRLLDADGIEHYLDRHQVVDSRPADRFRGENETIDPVAGHIPGAISIPALKNVDEAGRFLPADDLEMRFTARGIQPDKRTAIYCGSGIQACHMALAMEVAEVGVYDPAVYIGSWSDWISDPERPITTGP, encoded by the coding sequence GTGTCCGACCTGCTGATCGACCCCGCCGAACTCGCTGAGCTGCTCGCCGCCGAGGACCCCGAGGAGCGGCCCGTGCTGCTCGACATCCGGTGGAGCCTGGGCACCTCCCCCGAGGACAATCTCGCCGAATACCTCGCCGGTCATCTCCCCGGTGCCGCCTTCATGGCCATGAAGCCTGGGCTGGCCAGCTCGCCGTCCGAGGACGGGCGCGGTGGTCGTCACCCGATGCCCAAGCTCGCCGACGCACAGGAGGCGTTCCGGGCTGCGGGAGTCACCGACATACGGCCTGTTGTTGTCTATGACGGGGCCACCTCCCTGGGGGCGGCACGCGCCTGGTGGTTGCTCAACTTCTTTGGCAAGGACGAGGTGCGGGTCCTCGACGGCGGGTATGCCGCATGGCTGGCCGCCGGACTGCCGACCGAAACTGGTGAGCCCGAGATCGAGCGCGGTGACATCGTGCTCACCCCGGGCGGGCGCCGACTGCTGGACGCAGACGGGATCGAGCACTATCTGGACCGGCACCAGGTGGTTGATTCACGCCCGGCAGACAGGTTCCGCGGGGAGAACGAGACCATCGACCCTGTGGCCGGGCACATCCCGGGCGCCATCAGCATCCCCGCGCTGAAAAATGTCGACGAGGCCGGCCGGTTCCTGCCGGCCGACGACCTGGAGATGCGGTTCACCGCGCGCGGCATCCAACCGGACAAGCGGACCGCGATCTACTGCGGCTCGGGGATCCAGGCCTGTCACATGGCGCTGGCGATGGAGGTCGCGGAGGTCGGGGTCTATGACCCGGCCGTCTACATCGGGTCCTGGAGCGACTGGATCTCAGATCCTGAACGGCCCATCACGACCGGTCCCTGA